The Vidua chalybeata isolate OUT-0048 chromosome 9, bVidCha1 merged haplotype, whole genome shotgun sequence genomic sequence CGAGCCGCCCGGGCCTGCAGCCGCCGGGCCGTGCCTCGCAGCGCGGCCTCGCTGCCCGCCCGCAGCATCACCACGTAGCGCCCGGGCAGCTGCCACGACGCCTGCGGGGACACGAGCACCGGGCTGGGGTTCGGGGGACACACACAGGAGCGTGGCTGTCCCCCCGCCCCACGCTCCTCACCTTGGCGGCGCGATGGAAAGCAGCGGGTCCCGGAGGGGCGGCCCCGACGGCGGCTTCCCCGTCCTGGGCCGGCCGCAGGGCCAGAACCAGCTCCGCCAGCGCCAGCACCAGCGCCAGCTCCAGCGCCCGCGGGGACATCCCGCGCCCGACGGGCAGCGCCGGGAGACGCCGGGACCCTCGGCGCCGGGGACGGCACCGGCAGGGACCCCTGCGCGACCGCCGAGGGGCCGCAGCGCACCCGCGGAGCCGAGAGGCTGCAGCGCACCAGCGGAGCGCACCCGCGCAGCTCCCGCAGCGCACCCGCGGGTCGGAGCTCCCGGAGCGCACCCGCGCAGCTCCCGGAGCGCACCCGCGGATCTCAGCTCCCGGAGCGCACCCGCGCAGCTCCCGGAGcgcagcggcggccgcggctcTGCCCGTCTCGCCGGGGCTcagcgcggcggggcggggatCACGCCACGGTCGCCGGCCCCATCGGGCAAGCCGGGCGGGTTAAGCATTAACGGGGCTGCGGGGCGGTGGGGCCGCGGGGAGAGGGCAAATGGGGCCGCTGCTCACCCCGAGTCCCGGCGGATCGCTGGGGGCTCTGGCGAGCAAAGCGCAGCCGCTCAAGGACTGTTTTCAGAAAGGGCTGAAAGCTTTAATGTGCCTCCTACTGCCTCACTCCACGAATAATTTCCCGTGAAATCCTCTAATCCTATTTGGGCATTTTTTGCAGAGTCGTCGCACATCGCAAATGCCCTTTTTGCGGGATGATATCGGCGCTTTCCCGCGAGTCTCCACGCCGCTTCCCACCTCTGCCCTCCCACAGCATCGGGATCCCACACTGCCCCGCATCCCCACTGACCTTCGGCAAACCCCGTCCCTGCTCCCGGCTTTTCGGGGAAATAAGAATATGTTTGTGGTTTTGGCTGGTTATTTATAAGCTCCTCAGAGGTTAAATGTTTATATGGATGCACACGTTTTATACAGATGTGTGTGTTTCGTGTGGATGTGTATGCTTTGTGTGAATATATGTTTTACATGGTGTACGTGTTATAATTATGTGTATGGTTTGTATGCACACATAGGTTTTATATGGATGTGTGTGGTCTGTATGCACGTATATGTTTTAAATGGACGAACATGCTTTATAATGATGTGTATGGTTTGCATGGACATTAATGTTTTACACAGGTGTGCATGTTTTATAAGGATGTGCATGGTTTATATGGGTGCATGTGTTTAATATGGATGTGAACAGTTTGTAGgggaaatgctgaatttttaatgaGACCTCAAGTGGATGCCTGAGCTCTGGTTCAGGTAACTGCAGGGACACCAGACCCCTCTTGTCACCCACTCTGCTGCGGAGAGCTGACACTGGAAGGGGTCAGCGTTCAGGACACTGATCGTGGGGACAAGTCTCACTCCTGATTTTTGGCTCAGCTTCCTCCGTGCTGCTAAGTCCCACAGTGAGCCACTGGGGCCTCAGGAGGCTTCTGAGACAGCTGAGCACGGGAGGACCCCGTCTCCAGGGGGACAGTCTCCCTCTCCATGCAGCCTTTCCCTTCGTTTTTCCACAGGGGACAGTCTGTGTCCCAGGAAAGGATGGAAGGAGCCCGAAGAGGAAGGAGGGGGTGGCAGAGGTCTCCCAGTTCCACGTGCATCCCCACGTGCTGAGGAACCCATGGAGATCTCGGAAGCGTGGGAAGGGATCCGGCCCAGCTCTCACACTCCAGGAGTGGGTATCTGcagaaaggttatttttttttaaattgagaatTATTCAGAAATAGCCCAAAATTTGCACCTTGTACAGAAGAGCTCTGTTTCAGTCCTGGCTCTCTGCGGGGCTCCCAGCGTGTGTGTCTGTGTAGAGGGCGGGCTCGTGTCgaggggggaggaaggagagagcagaggaggcATCAGAGAAGACATCAACAAGGGGGAAGGGCTCCTAAATCCTCAACAAGGGGGAAAGGCTCCTAAATCCCTGCTGCCGTCCCTTCGCGGGGAGAGATGGAGCATCACGTCGGTAAAAGGAAGACTCTCCACGCATTTTGAAGACCTCTGCGTGTGTAAAGGCTTTAACACTGCAATGACTCAGCCCAGAGGTGCTCGTAAAGCACACCCTGCACCAGCCGGGAATCGAACCCGGGTCGCAAGAATGGGAATCTTGCATGATACCACTACACCACTGGTGCGCTGCTGCCGGCTCCTCCCGCGGGCCACTAAGGGTCGAGCCCGTCCCGTCCCGTGtaggtggcactgccagcccctctcccaTCCGTCGGCTCCCGGCGCGGGGTCCCTGCGGAGGGTGACACGCGTGGGCAGCGGGCGGTCCCCCCCTGCACAAGCTGAGCCAGAGCCGGGGCTGCTGGCGGCGCTTAATGCCATGCAGGAATGTCCCGGCTCCCACAATGTTTAACCTCGGCCGGCGCGGGAGCCGGGTCCTTCGGCTCAAGGATGCTGTGCCGGGGATGGGGGGATGCACGTCCAGCTGCGCGAAGGGTTCCACGGGGTCCAGGTCCCGTGTCAGCCCCCTTCCCTGCTTCTGCCTGGAGAAATGCTCCCgaaaaacagatttcttttgcCAAAAATGAAAGTGAGTGCCAAGCCATGAGGTAGGAATCTCTTCTGTGAGGAAATTCTGGGAGAgggttcagcctggagaagagaaggctccagagagaccTTGGAGCCCTTTCCAGCACAGAGACtacaggagagcagggaggagcttTGGACtgtgaagccctggcacagtttTCCCAGGGTGGGAAATgtgtggatgtcccatccttggacacattcaaggccaggttggacgggtcttggagcaacctggtctagtggaaggtgtccctgcccatggcaggggacttagaacaagatgatctttaaggtcctttcccagcccagacattctgtggttctgtagGTAAAAGCTTCTGTGTCTCCACCAGATTCCCACACTCCACAGGAGCAGTGACATCCTGCCCTTGGACGAGGGTGTGGCTCCATCCAAACAGCATTCCCAGAGCCACCACACTCCCTCACCCTGGGaaggacaggcaggagctgagtcCATGCAATCAATCTGGTAATGCTTCCCCCTGGAGAGCGTCCCACAGCCCTGTGGCAATGTTTAGCCAACACTGGAGCCTTCATTCCCCACCCTCCTGTTGGCCATAAACACCCCAAGTGCGTAGGTGCTCCCTGACcttctgcctggctgctttgGTGACACCAAGGTGAGTGAAGGGTGCAGGAGTGTCACAGGGGTGTGACACCTCAGCTACAGCCTTTGCTTGCGGACCCTGCACTGCACCAGCCAAGTGGCAagtggcacagggagcacaggAACATCCCTGCAGGGCTCTCGTGCCCCATCCCCCCGGGGTGCTGGGGGACAGCTTTCCCCACCTTTTGTGCTTGGGAGGTTGGAACTGCAGGGGTTTTgtgctcccttccagctcagttctgtgattctgtggaatTTGCTGAAGTCTCTGCCAGCAGACGTGTGCTCCCAAGCCTCCTGGGGCCATGCCAGGCACAGGCAGACCCAGCCCATCTTTCCCAAAACGGAGCAAGGGACTCCCAGCATCCCGGTGCTGTTGGATGCACTGATGCTTTGATCCAGACCTGGGGAGGCTCAGCCTCACAGATCCCTGCAGTCCCGAGCAGCCAAAGGCTGTGGctcccaccagctctgccatctcTGTGTGCTGGAGACAGGCTGTGGAGagcccctgtgctgtccctgtcatGGTGACAAACCAGGCTGAGACCCATCCACGTGGTCTGGGGCAAACACTTTTTATTCACAGGAAGTTTGGGGACGATGGGAGCCAGCGTGCAAAGCCACCTGCAGCTGTTGACACCGACCCAGCAGACAGCGTGCAAAGCCACCACCTCAAGTGCCATCACCAGGCTTTTGGCTCAGCTGTGtcctcctccctgtgcccccaggagTGCTGGAAGCTGGTCCTTGTGCAGGAGATAGGGGACAGCACGATCTGTCACCTCCATCacccctctcccagcctggagaTACGAaggctgcctgctgcaggagaCTCAGGATCAAACTTTAATTTCATCAGAGCTTGGGTAAGTGGGAAAAAGACTTTCAGGACATCTCTGCCTGATAAAACCCACCTGCACTGAGCAGGTTTTACCTACCTAAACCTGATCCTATTACAAACAGCACAGTCaatcctttcccttcccaagcACAGTATTTAACCCAgatcctgcccagcccagcttctCTGTGCCCACCCAAATGGCTCTGGCAAAGAGGCCTTGTCCCATATTCTGTTGAATTCAGGAGCTGGGTGTTCCCCCTTTGGGTCTGGGGGAAATTACAGCCTCCTGAGTGGCTGGGTGTGCAcaagggctgcagcacagcacagggacaggcaggaccCTGGGGCCACTGCACTTTTGGGGACAGCcccctttcctccaggctgtgACCTGTGTGTTCTCTCCATGAGGTGAGTCCATGCCAAGTGGCCACTCTTCCCAGGAAATCAGTTCTCGGGCTCAGAAAGGCCATCACTCTCCTTGAGCAGAGCATCCGGCTCCTCCTGGAGCCCGTAGTAGAGATCATCCTCCTTCCCAGGGCCTTTCCAGGGGGATCGGGGCTGCTCTCCCCGCCCCGGGGAACTGCTCGGGGGGCGGCCGGAGTgggtggagcagggcagggtgcgGCTCTGTGGCGTGGGGCTGCCGGGCACGGAGCCCTCCAGCGACGGCGTGTCCATCTCCTCCAGCAGGGATGCCAGCGGGGCATCCCCCGGGGCTGGCcgggcggggctgcggggacagggTTACACCAAACGcggctgggcaggagctgcggTGCCCCCGGAGCGCCGCTCAGGCAGCATCCCAGCATCACCAGTCCCCTTGCTGGGTGGCTGGAGAGACCTGGGATGTCTGTCCCTATCCCAGCCCTCTGCGCCTGCTTTTTTGGGGACGCCTGCCTGCCAGGTTCCTGCTGCCCATGGGGTGAAGTAGTGGCTGTCCTTGCATTTCCTGAATCTACAGCTGGGATGGGAAAGCACTGCACCCATCCCGGCTGTAGCTACATTTTGGCAAGTCCTATGCCCTGAGCCTGAACAGTGATCACCTGCAGAGCCCTTTGGGACCTCCCAAACCAAAGCTTGGGCATCATATGTGGCACCTGGTTTGAGGGTCACGTTCTGTGCATCTCATTTCTATCAAAGTCTGACCAGGAACTTTGGCGTTATTCTTGTGAGGGACGCCGTTTATAttgataaaatgaaataaaagcaaaatgcGAAAACGCAAACATCAAAATGCAAATTACAACCAAAGCCCATCTAAATTTCCTCCTGGGAAATAATTTGGTTCAGAGAATCCTCGTGGGTTGAGACACCACCCCCACCATTCAGTGGGGCCAAGGGTGTGGAGGCTCAGTGCTGTGAGGGCAGCAAAAACCCCTCTGcatcctctccctccccccGTGCTGGGGGTCTGATCCCCCCATTTTCACCCCACATCCCACCAGTGCTACCCCAAGCCCGCAGGCACCACAtaccagctgcctgctgctgtttccaggCGAGGTGCCAGATCCTGGAGgggctctccagcccctcccagctcccGGTGGATCTCTGCCGTGGCCTGCAcggctggctgggagcagctgcggGATCTGGGCTGTGCCGTGCCTGGGGGTGGGGCCGAGCTGACCACCTGCTTCTGTACCTGCTCGTAGGATGGCAGGCTCTTCTCGTAGGTGCTGCTGGCCTcttggctggggcagggggcaATCAAGCTGCAGGCAAAGGGATAACAGGGTGCTGAGCAGACCTGGaccccagggagctgggagatgCTCAAGCACATGCACACAGGGCTCCATCACCTGAAGGAGTGGCTTTAGAGGCCACCAAGGCCATGTCACTGCCCACACCAGCAGCCAGGGGATGCCTGCAGGAACACCACTGGATGCTCTGCATCCCCCAGCATCACTCgggctcagccctgggagggGGGGGCTCAGGCAGCCCTTGCCTCTCCCAGCCTGATCCCTGCCTGGCATTTTGTGCTGCACCAGGTGCAGCTGGCCCCAGTGCCAGACCCTGCCCTCAGGGCACACACATCACCCTGCTGTGGGACCCACCCGGTGTCCTTCTGCGGCAGCACCATGGGTTTGTGGTCCAGGAACCGCTCGGCCTCGAGGTCCGCAGGGATGAACGTTatctgaggggaaaagagaggcagagcccaggggctgtgctgggcatcACGGGGACCCCCGGGCCTCATAGTGGGAAAAGGGCCAGAGTGTCCCTTCAGCTGGGTTTAGGGTCTCTTCCTCATTTGGATGTGTTCCTCATTTTGATGTGTTCCTTGGAAATGGCTTTTTTGAGGGAAATCAGTAAGGAATGAATGAATCCAGCAAAGCCCTGCTCTCGGTGCCTTTCCCCCTGTGGAGTCACACGTGTCCCCAAGCCCAGAGGGAGTCCCAAGGCCCACACAGGAGGTCAGTGGTCAGGGACCACCCTGAGGGTGTCCCATCCTTGAGCCTCAAGCACGGTGGCAAAGCCACATCTCCCTCCTagctggggctgagctcagctTTGAGGGGAGCTGGTTTCTGCTCCACGCCAGTCCCAGAGAACACAACTGCTTTCAGAGGTCCCAGCTGGTCCTGGGTCCTGAGGTGGCTCCCCCACATTTTggagggcagccaggctgtTGATGGGCCATCCAGCAGCGCCCAGATCAGTCCTACAGATGCCCTCTCCTTGGAAACAGCCCTTTTCTGCCAGAGCCgtttcccagggcagggacgCGTGGCtgcgctccctgccagcagtgccctctgTCAAGGAGACTGGCAGGTGAGGGC encodes the following:
- the BSND gene encoding barttin — translated: MAEEKTFRYGFIILGFFLVMLGMFIMSVEKPQYYITFCVLGVLLVAVGITWSMCQCYPKITFIPADLEAERFLDHKPMVLPQKDTGLIAPCPSQEASSTYEKSLPSYEQVQKQVVSSAPPPGTAQPRSRSCSQPAVQATAEIHRELGGAGEPLQDLAPRLETAAGSCPARPAPGDAPLASLLEEMDTPSLEGSVPGSPTPQSRTLPCSTHSGRPPSSSPGRGEQPRSPWKGPGKEDDLYYGLQEEPDALLKESDGLSEPEN